Proteins encoded within one genomic window of Candidatus Binatia bacterium:
- a CDS encoding Gfo/Idh/MocA family oxidoreductase gives MLRIGLVGSGFLAGIRARCYAQVGGRKGTLVAIASRDAARAADFAASAEIETVFSDFPAMLASPEIDVVDLCVPNHLHRTMTEAAAAAGKHIICTKPLAAYIGQELAEDASTAGQQSRKKMLAVATADAQAMVAAAEQADVRLCYAENWIYAPAFQRAAALAKTSGGRLLEMRGWESHSGSHSPYAKQWGHTGGGALLRLGAHPIGAMLRLKYDEGLALDGTPVVPVSVLADVADLTRTRGLTAEQTRIATGWEDVENWGCCMIEFSDGARGVAYGSDNCLGGMQSRLELSGSNFHTAVQMSPNDLLRSYTPDADVYGDTYIMEKADTSAGWTTPMPDEMWTSGHASMLEAFLDDITAGRDPLADGALGLAVTEVVYAAYLAAENGQRVTLPR, from the coding sequence GGTGGTCGGAAGGGTACTCTCGTGGCGATCGCCTCCCGGGATGCCGCGCGAGCGGCAGATTTTGCGGCGAGCGCAGAAATCGAGACCGTTTTTTCGGATTTCCCGGCAATGTTGGCCTCGCCGGAAATCGATGTGGTCGATTTATGCGTGCCGAACCATTTGCACCGAACGATGACGGAAGCGGCGGCTGCGGCAGGAAAACATATTATCTGCACCAAGCCTCTGGCTGCGTATATCGGTCAGGAACTGGCCGAAGACGCTTCGACCGCGGGGCAGCAAAGTCGCAAGAAAATGCTGGCTGTCGCTACCGCGGATGCACAAGCAATGGTTGCCGCAGCGGAGCAGGCCGATGTCCGTCTCTGCTACGCGGAGAACTGGATTTACGCTCCAGCTTTTCAGCGCGCGGCGGCCCTGGCGAAAACCTCCGGAGGACGTTTGCTGGAGATGCGTGGCTGGGAGTCTCATTCCGGCTCGCACTCGCCCTATGCGAAGCAATGGGGACATACGGGAGGAGGCGCCTTGCTTCGGTTGGGGGCCCACCCGATCGGGGCGATGCTGAGGCTCAAATACGATGAGGGACTCGCGCTCGACGGGACGCCGGTAGTACCGGTCTCCGTGCTGGCCGATGTTGCGGATTTGACGCGTACGCGGGGACTGACCGCCGAGCAGACCCGGATCGCTACAGGTTGGGAAGACGTCGAGAACTGGGGATGCTGCATGATCGAATTTTCAGATGGTGCCCGGGGCGTGGCGTATGGCAGTGATAATTGTCTGGGAGGAATGCAGAGCCGCCTCGAGCTCAGCGGCTCGAATTTTCATACCGCGGTTCAGATGAGCCCGAACGACCTTCTGCGCAGCTACACGCCCGACGCGGATGTCTATGGGGATACCTACATCATGGAAAAAGCAGATACCTCTGCAGGTTGGACGACGCCGATGCCCGACGAGATGTGGACCAGCGGGCATGCCTCGATGCTGGAAGCCTTCCTTGACGATATTACAGCAGGCCGTGATCCTCTTGCAGATGGCGCTCTCGGACTCGCGGTCACGGAGGTTGTCTATGCAGCTTATCTTGCTGCGGAGAATGGACAGCGGGTTACCCTTCCGCGATAA
- a CDS encoding PaaI family thioesterase, protein MALTDKEKSFIKQSVEGGIPFCERTGIELVECDTGYVKMRMPFEPNINHVGIMYAGALFTLAEVPGGALFMTAFDAKKYYPIVKDLKIRFRRPAKTAITVEVTMTPEEVSGIEAEAEREGKADYSWNCELKDDSGEIVALTENLYQLRRFGT, encoded by the coding sequence ATGGCATTGACAGATAAAGAGAAGAGTTTCATCAAGCAATCGGTCGAAGGCGGGATCCCTTTTTGCGAGCGAACCGGAATCGAGCTGGTCGAATGCGACACGGGTTATGTCAAAATGAGGATGCCCTTTGAGCCGAATATCAATCACGTCGGCATCATGTACGCGGGAGCCTTGTTCACTCTGGCGGAGGTTCCGGGTGGCGCTCTTTTCATGACGGCCTTCGATGCCAAGAAGTATTACCCGATCGTCAAGGATTTGAAGATTCGCTTTCGGCGGCCGGCCAAGACCGCGATTACGGTGGAAGTGACGATGACGCCTGAAGAGGTCTCGGGGATCGAGGCTGAGGCGGAACGAGAGGGGAAGGCCGATTATTCCTGGAACTGCGAATTGAAGGACGATAGCGGGGAAATCGTGGCTCTGACCGAGAATCTCTACCAGTTGCGGCGCTTCGGAACCTGA